A stretch of Microbacterium caowuchunii DNA encodes these proteins:
- a CDS encoding DNA-3-methyladenine glycosylase I, with translation MTDVLLGLDDRARCAWAGADPEYLRYHDEEWGTPLHGDRALFEKMSLEGFQAGLSWITILRKRPRFREAFAGFEPALVAEFGPADIDHLMADAGIVRNRAKIEAVVGNARLVRSMAPGELDALMWSFAPPAASRPPQTFADVPATTPESVALSKELRRRGFRFVGPTTMYALMQSAGMVDDHVAGCWRAR, from the coding sequence ATGACCGACGTGCTGCTCGGACTCGACGACCGCGCCCGGTGCGCCTGGGCGGGCGCCGATCCGGAGTACCTGCGCTATCACGACGAGGAGTGGGGAACCCCCCTGCACGGGGACCGCGCGCTCTTCGAGAAGATGAGCCTGGAGGGGTTCCAGGCCGGGCTCAGCTGGATCACGATCCTGCGCAAGCGTCCGCGGTTCCGGGAGGCGTTCGCCGGTTTCGAGCCGGCGCTCGTGGCGGAGTTCGGTCCGGCCGACATCGACCACCTGATGGCGGATGCCGGCATCGTCCGCAACCGCGCGAAGATCGAGGCGGTGGTCGGCAACGCCCGTCTGGTGCGGTCGATGGCGCCCGGGGAACTGGACGCGCTGATGTGGTCCTTCGCTCCGCCCGCTGCGTCCCGGCCGCCGCAGACCTTCGCCGATGTGCCGGCGACGACCCCGGAGTCCGTCGCCCTCAGCAAAGAGCTGCGCCGGCGGGGCTTCCGGTTCGTCGGCCCGACGACGATGTACGCACTGATGCAGTCGGCCGGGATGGTCGACGATCACGTCGCCGGATGCTGGCGGGCCCGGTAG
- a CDS encoding recombinase family protein, which produces MTVNDAPAQDSAEHDAATHTHAAFECPLCFTQLQSDHNWWRARPVGSRLVGLVVNREDMPSVTEQRTELARFGVPIEGFRHPAPETMESWESRLARLFGRLDRGDVLVVTSVHALGRDIEEETRTVAELHRRGVVVKVLGVGGSHLFDTGR; this is translated from the coding sequence ATGACGGTGAACGACGCGCCCGCGCAGGACAGCGCGGAGCACGATGCCGCGACGCACACCCACGCCGCCTTCGAATGCCCGCTGTGCTTCACGCAGCTGCAGTCCGACCACAACTGGTGGCGTGCCCGCCCGGTCGGCTCCCGTCTGGTCGGACTCGTCGTCAATCGTGAGGACATGCCCTCGGTCACCGAACAGCGCACCGAGCTCGCCCGCTTCGGCGTGCCGATCGAGGGTTTCCGGCACCCGGCGCCCGAGACCATGGAGAGCTGGGAGTCGCGGCTGGCCCGCCTGTTCGGCCGGCTCGACCGCGGTGACGTCCTGGTGGTGACCTCGGTGCACGCCCTCGGCCGCGACATCGAGGAGGAGACGCGCACCGTCGCGGAACTGCACCGCCGCGGCGTCGTGGTCAAGGTGCTCGGCGTCGGCGGCAGCCACCTCTTCGACACCGGTCGCTGA
- a CDS encoding aldehyde dehydrogenase family protein, with product MPTTAPSDDTTPDAATGDRFAREVADLRAGARTWTALTLGQRAGLLRAVRRTVGAAAEDWATTAAATKGLSPTHPLRGEEWLSGPYATLGALDGYIATLERLARGGSPLDGVPVGTAPGGRVRARVFPAQPIDSVLLSGFSGEIWLRPDVSVADAARTAGLAQLSPSAPAELGLVLGAGNITSIPVLDVLYELLAENRVVLLKVNPTQDLLVPIFERALAPLIEPGLLRIVRGDGEVGAALTQLPAFSHIHITGSAATFDAIVWGTDEDAAARRAADDPRLTIPITAELGGVAPIIVVPGAWTAADLRYQAEHIATMRLQNSGHNCIAGQVVIVSSDWPQREEFLRALHAAYAEAPERPVWYPHATERMAAAAAAHPTAQHLADGTRLLVQVADPDDAHDLETTEYFAPVLGVIALPGTGQEFLDAAVAHANDRLVGTLGANVLIDPDTEAELGAGFERAIADLRYGGIAINAWTGVVFATTVLSWGAFPGGTLEDVGSGIGVVHNTLLLDGIERSVLRGPFRPFPRSLTGGGFSILPTPPWFVSSRTAAAVSEGLTRYQIGKSPAVLAATLIKALGA from the coding sequence GTGCCGACAACCGCACCGTCCGACGACACCACCCCGGACGCCGCGACCGGCGACCGGTTCGCGCGTGAGGTCGCCGACCTGCGGGCAGGGGCGCGCACCTGGACGGCACTGACGCTCGGTCAGCGTGCGGGGCTGCTCCGCGCCGTCCGCCGCACGGTCGGCGCGGCGGCCGAGGACTGGGCGACCACGGCCGCGGCGACCAAGGGCCTCTCCCCGACCCATCCGCTGCGCGGCGAGGAGTGGCTTTCCGGTCCGTACGCGACCCTCGGCGCGCTGGACGGGTACATCGCGACCCTCGAACGCCTCGCGCGCGGCGGGAGCCCGCTGGACGGGGTCCCGGTCGGCACCGCCCCCGGCGGGAGGGTCCGCGCGCGGGTGTTCCCCGCCCAGCCCATCGACTCGGTGCTGCTGTCGGGGTTCAGCGGCGAGATCTGGCTGCGACCGGACGTCAGCGTCGCGGATGCGGCACGCACCGCCGGTCTCGCCCAGCTCTCGCCGAGCGCGCCCGCCGAACTCGGACTGGTCCTGGGCGCGGGGAACATCACCTCGATCCCCGTCCTGGACGTGCTGTACGAACTCCTCGCGGAGAACCGCGTGGTGCTCCTGAAGGTGAACCCGACGCAGGACCTGCTGGTGCCGATCTTCGAACGGGCCCTGGCCCCGCTGATCGAGCCGGGCCTGCTGCGCATCGTCCGCGGCGACGGCGAGGTGGGCGCGGCACTCACCCAGCTTCCGGCCTTCTCGCACATCCACATCACCGGATCGGCAGCGACCTTCGACGCGATCGTGTGGGGAACGGATGAGGATGCCGCGGCCCGGCGCGCCGCGGACGACCCCCGGCTGACCATCCCGATCACGGCGGAACTGGGCGGCGTCGCCCCCATCATCGTGGTCCCCGGTGCCTGGACGGCCGCGGACCTGCGCTACCAGGCCGAGCACATCGCGACCATGCGCCTGCAGAACAGCGGCCACAACTGCATCGCCGGGCAGGTCGTGATCGTGAGCAGCGACTGGCCGCAGCGCGAGGAGTTCCTGCGCGCCCTCCATGCCGCCTACGCCGAAGCGCCGGAACGACCGGTCTGGTACCCGCATGCGACCGAGCGGATGGCGGCGGCCGCCGCGGCCCACCCCACCGCCCAGCATCTCGCCGACGGGACCCGCCTGCTCGTGCAGGTCGCGGATCCGGATGACGCGCACGACCTCGAGACGACGGAGTACTTCGCGCCGGTGCTCGGCGTGATCGCGCTCCCGGGCACCGGGCAGGAGTTCCTGGACGCGGCGGTCGCGCATGCGAACGACCGGCTGGTCGGCACCCTGGGCGCGAACGTGCTCATCGATCCGGACACCGAAGCCGAGCTCGGCGCCGGCTTCGAACGGGCCATCGCCGATCTGCGCTACGGCGGGATCGCGATCAACGCCTGGACGGGCGTGGTGTTCGCGACCACCGTGCTGTCCTGGGGCGCATTCCCCGGCGGGACCCTGGAGGACGTCGGGAGCGGGATCGGCGTGGTCCACAACACGCTCCTGCTGGACGGGATCGAGAGATCGGTGCTGCGCGGTCCGTTCCGGCCCTTCCCGCGGTCCCTCACCGGGGGCGGGTTCAGCATCCTGCCCACGCCTCCGTGGTTCGTGAGCTCGCGCACCGCAGCCGCCGTGAGCGAGGGCCTCACCCGCTACCAGATCGGCAAGAGCCCCGCCGTGCTGGCCGCCACCCTCATCAAGGCGCTCGGCGCCTGA
- the pip gene encoding prolyl aminopeptidase, whose protein sequence is MTTRHLDDVLYPPIEPYETGELLVGDGQRVYWEQSGNPDGKPVVFVHGGPGGGTSPWQRRFFDPERYRIVLFDQRGCGLSTPRASEPTADLSYNTTWHLVADMDLLRRNLGITTWQVFGGSWGSALALAYAQAHPDCVSELVLRGIFTLRRHELEWFYEGGASAIFPDLWEDFVAEIPVLERNRMIDAYHRRLFDPDPAVHRPAALAWTRWEASTLTLRPDPDLVASMTDADAATAFARIENHYFVHGGWFREGQLIEDVDRIRHIPAVIVQGRYDVCTPIMTAWDLHRAWPEAEFVVVPDASHSASEPGIAAALRAATDRLAG, encoded by the coding sequence ATGACCACGCGCCACCTCGACGACGTTCTGTACCCGCCGATCGAGCCCTACGAGACCGGGGAGCTGCTCGTCGGCGACGGTCAGCGCGTGTACTGGGAGCAGTCCGGGAACCCGGACGGCAAGCCGGTCGTCTTCGTGCACGGCGGCCCCGGCGGCGGGACCTCTCCCTGGCAGCGGCGCTTCTTCGATCCGGAGAGGTACCGGATCGTCCTCTTCGACCAGCGCGGCTGCGGACTGTCCACGCCGCGTGCCAGCGAGCCCACCGCCGACCTCAGCTACAACACGACCTGGCACCTCGTGGCGGACATGGACCTCCTCCGTCGCAACCTCGGGATCACCACCTGGCAGGTCTTCGGCGGGTCGTGGGGCAGCGCCCTCGCCCTCGCGTATGCGCAGGCGCATCCCGATTGCGTGTCCGAGCTGGTCCTCCGGGGCATCTTCACCCTGCGCCGCCACGAGCTGGAGTGGTTCTACGAGGGCGGTGCCTCCGCGATCTTCCCCGATCTGTGGGAGGACTTCGTGGCGGAGATCCCCGTCCTGGAACGCAACCGCATGATCGACGCCTACCACCGCCGGCTCTTCGACCCCGATCCCGCCGTGCATCGTCCCGCGGCGCTCGCGTGGACGCGCTGGGAGGCGTCGACGCTGACCCTGCGCCCCGACCCGGATCTCGTGGCGAGCATGACGGACGCCGACGCGGCGACGGCGTTCGCGCGGATCGAGAACCACTATTTCGTGCACGGGGGATGGTTCCGCGAGGGGCAGCTGATCGAGGACGTCGACCGCATCCGGCACATCCCGGCCGTCATCGTGCAGGGCAGGTACGACGTGTGCACGCCGATCATGACCGCGTGGGATCTGCACCGGGCGTGGCCCGAAGCGGAGTTCGTGGTGGTCCCGGATGCCTCCCACTCCGCCTCCGAGCCGGGGATCGCAGCCGCACTCCGCGCGGCGACCGACCGCCTGGCGGGCTGA
- a CDS encoding acyltransferase family protein, translating into MNTSSPPAPRTRRDIQGLRALAVVGVVLCHAMGWPTGGFVGVDVFFVVSGFLITGLLLTEVADTGRISLPAFFARRVRRILPASVLVLLVVSTAAFFVFNRVRAEDTLGDALAALLLVANWRFAVEGTDYFHATDAVSPLQHFWSLSVEEQFYLVWPGLLLLALLLLSATARRGTAGRVLTGLVAGAIGTASFAWALAQTAGEPTVAYFSTATRVWELAVGAVLAAAAPLCARIPALVRAFLGWAGLAGVVWSFLTILPSSPMPAPAALAPGVATAMILVGGIGADPRMRHLFPLSNPLSTAIGDMSYSLYLWHFPVIVFAGVLLPADAPGLPIVLGTIAVLSVAAYLLVEQPLHRSPWLRRMPRGIGADAAPADRPQPETSPSRARASAVVTTRVAPPLDPTARPAGWTPGLRYYPGSTRPQYPPAEPAKPEPPVEPAALMGTAGPAETDGAGAGPAAAFSAAADAPRTVAAARAPTREERRTLRREAWAAWRERFGAQMALTATGLAVVVGVAVLVVQTTVGGPVLGPLLPGGGQAEAADPAPGIQDELAQAVAATSWPTLSPSLDEVIARSSADNPARDCFSPAVSPDPAACTWGDPAAPRHMYLVGDSTAMAYAPAFKKIAEDSGGQWRITTVGLYGCRFTDVLVQNDGAGVMAACPQRKLDVRAMIAAQPADLVVVSNAFTLGRTPSGTDLSASALVAATQAEVATYGTPGRVVHLAPPPAGADLGRCYSPLSDPASCLSPVDATWHEMAAETEAAAAASGDMAVSSLPFMCWQDLCPAFAGGIPTRYDQTHLTTAYAEHIAPALRWTLASLGAL; encoded by the coding sequence ATGAACACGTCCTCTCCTCCCGCCCCGCGCACGCGTCGCGACATCCAGGGTCTGCGTGCCCTCGCCGTCGTCGGCGTCGTGCTCTGTCACGCGATGGGGTGGCCGACCGGCGGTTTCGTCGGGGTCGACGTGTTCTTCGTGGTGTCCGGGTTCCTCATCACCGGGCTGCTGCTGACGGAGGTCGCGGACACCGGACGGATCTCGCTGCCCGCGTTCTTCGCCCGGCGGGTGCGACGCATCCTGCCCGCGTCCGTCCTGGTCCTCCTCGTCGTCTCGACCGCGGCCTTCTTCGTCTTCAACCGCGTCCGCGCGGAGGACACCCTCGGCGATGCCCTCGCCGCGCTGCTGCTCGTCGCGAACTGGCGCTTCGCCGTCGAGGGGACGGACTACTTCCACGCGACGGATGCGGTCTCCCCGCTGCAGCACTTCTGGTCGCTGTCCGTCGAGGAGCAGTTCTACCTCGTCTGGCCGGGGCTGCTCCTGCTCGCCCTCCTCCTCCTCTCCGCGACCGCCCGGCGGGGCACCGCCGGCCGGGTCCTGACCGGCCTCGTCGCCGGCGCGATCGGCACCGCCTCCTTCGCGTGGGCCCTCGCGCAGACCGCCGGCGAGCCGACCGTCGCCTACTTCTCGACCGCGACGCGGGTGTGGGAACTCGCCGTCGGCGCCGTGCTGGCCGCCGCGGCTCCGCTCTGCGCCCGGATCCCCGCGCTCGTGCGCGCATTCCTGGGCTGGGCGGGACTGGCGGGGGTCGTGTGGTCCTTCCTCACGATCCTCCCCTCGAGTCCGATGCCGGCGCCGGCAGCACTCGCCCCGGGCGTGGCGACGGCCATGATCCTCGTCGGGGGCATCGGGGCGGACCCCCGGATGCGGCACCTGTTCCCGCTGTCCAACCCGCTCAGCACGGCGATCGGCGACATGTCCTACTCGCTGTACCTCTGGCACTTCCCGGTGATCGTCTTCGCCGGGGTGCTGCTCCCGGCCGATGCCCCCGGCCTTCCGATCGTGCTCGGCACGATCGCCGTCCTGTCCGTCGCCGCCTATCTGCTGGTGGAGCAGCCTCTGCACCGTTCCCCCTGGCTGCGCCGGATGCCGCGCGGCATCGGCGCCGATGCCGCGCCCGCCGACCGGCCGCAGCCGGAGACCTCCCCGTCGCGCGCTCGCGCATCCGCCGTGGTGACGACGCGCGTCGCGCCGCCCCTCGACCCGACCGCGCGGCCCGCAGGATGGACGCCGGGCCTGCGCTACTACCCCGGCTCGACGCGCCCGCAGTATCCGCCGGCGGAGCCCGCGAAGCCTGAACCGCCCGTGGAGCCCGCCGCCCTCATGGGTACCGCCGGTCCGGCCGAGACGGACGGGGCGGGAGCCGGTCCGGCCGCGGCATTCAGCGCAGCAGCGGACGCTCCGCGGACGGTCGCCGCCGCGCGTGCGCCGACCCGGGAGGAGCGTCGCACGCTGCGCCGCGAGGCGTGGGCGGCGTGGCGGGAGCGGTTCGGTGCCCAGATGGCGCTCACTGCGACGGGCCTGGCGGTGGTCGTCGGCGTCGCGGTGCTGGTCGTCCAGACCACCGTCGGCGGCCCGGTGCTCGGCCCGCTCCTCCCCGGCGGCGGGCAGGCCGAGGCCGCCGACCCTGCCCCGGGTATCCAGGATGAGCTCGCCCAGGCGGTGGCGGCGACGAGCTGGCCGACGCTCTCGCCGAGCCTGGACGAGGTCATCGCCCGGTCGTCCGCCGACAACCCGGCCCGCGACTGCTTCTCCCCCGCGGTGAGCCCCGATCCGGCCGCCTGCACCTGGGGCGACCCCGCCGCGCCGCGGCACATGTATCTCGTCGGAGACTCCACCGCCATGGCCTACGCACCCGCGTTCAAGAAGATCGCGGAGGACAGCGGCGGGCAATGGCGCATCACGACCGTCGGACTGTACGGATGCCGCTTCACCGACGTCCTCGTGCAGAACGACGGTGCGGGGGTGATGGCCGCCTGCCCCCAGCGGAAGCTCGACGTGCGGGCGATGATCGCCGCCCAGCCGGCGGACCTCGTGGTCGTCTCGAACGCGTTCACGCTCGGCCGCACCCCGTCGGGGACGGACCTGTCGGCGAGCGCGCTCGTCGCCGCCACGCAGGCCGAGGTCGCGACGTACGGGACGCCCGGGCGGGTGGTGCATCTCGCGCCGCCGCCTGCGGGCGCCGACCTGGGGCGCTGCTACTCCCCACTGTCCGATCCCGCGAGCTGCCTGAGCCCGGTCGATGCCACCTGGCACGAGATGGCCGCCGAGACGGAAGCGGCCGCGGCCGCATCCGGAGACATGGCCGTGAGCTCCCTGCCGTTCATGTGCTGGCAGGACCTGTGCCCCGCCTTCGCCGGCGGGATCCCCACCCGCTACGACCAGACGCATCTCACCACGGCGTACGCGGAGCACATCGCGCCGGCGCTGCGCTGGACGCTCGCCTCCCTGGGTGCGCTCTAG
- a CDS encoding glutaredoxin family protein, which yields MTENNAGITMFGAEWCRDCRRTKAQLDGLGLEYTYVDLEADPAAAEVAREISGRTNIPVVVYPDGTHHVEPSNDDVAAKLRSLSLI from the coding sequence ATGACTGAGAACAACGCGGGTATCACGATGTTCGGTGCCGAGTGGTGCCGCGACTGCCGTCGCACGAAGGCGCAGCTCGACGGACTGGGTCTGGAGTACACCTACGTGGACCTCGAAGCGGACCCGGCCGCCGCGGAGGTGGCCCGGGAGATCTCCGGCCGCACCAACATCCCCGTGGTCGTCTACCCCGACGGCACGCACCACGTGGAGCCTTCCAACGACGACGTCGCTGCGAAGCTCCGCTCGCTCTCCCTCATCTGA
- a CDS encoding acyl-CoA dehydrogenase gives MADAVVRTSKPATSTRTPAGGAPTAAHSASEAAEARIDVAAVTDLLLGTWGDTRRAARQMIKDPAFWRVDGLSVDEHRERVLSQLHLLVENGASARAYPAEYGGEDNNGANIAGFEELVLADPSLQIKAGVQWGLFGAAIQQLGTKKHHDKWLKDVANMALPGAFAMTETGHGSDVAAIGTTATYDVDTEEFVIHTPFRGAWKDYLGNAAVHGRAATVFAQLITGGVNYGVHCFFVPIRDEDGAFLPGIGGEDDGVKGGLNGIDNGRLHFDQVRVPRENLLNRYGDVAADGTYSSAIASPGRRFFTMLGALVQGRISLDGAATTGAALALYIATTYANQRRQFDSGAGTPEVVLLDYGRHQRRLLPRLATVYAQAFAHDEFLKKFDGVFSGRTDTPDEREDLETLAAALKPLSTWNALDTIQECREACGGAGFLAENRLVGLHHDLDIYVTFEGDNNVLLQLVGKRLLSDYAKQFKGKDAAALARFAVGKTAGKVFHGAGLRQLGQAVADLGSTARSVELGLREDQQHELLADRVQQMVADVAMRLRPVAKLAPAEAAAVFNENQSDLIEAARAHAELLQWEAFTDAIHRAGDDGTLQVLTWLRDLFGLSLIEKHLAWYLMSGRLSAQRASAVSRYIGRLCNRLRPHAQDLVDAWGFEPEHVRAPIASGAEQARQDEAAAYMAALAASGEAPMSEKSLKKKK, from the coding sequence ATGGCTGACGCCGTCGTCCGAACCTCCAAGCCCGCCACCAGCACGCGCACCCCCGCCGGCGGCGCCCCCACCGCCGCCCACTCCGCGAGCGAAGCCGCGGAGGCACGCATCGACGTCGCCGCGGTGACCGATCTGCTTCTCGGGACGTGGGGCGACACCCGGCGTGCGGCCCGCCAGATGATCAAGGACCCCGCCTTCTGGCGCGTGGACGGTCTGTCGGTCGACGAGCACCGCGAGCGCGTGCTCAGCCAGTTGCACCTGCTGGTCGAGAACGGCGCCTCCGCACGCGCGTATCCCGCCGAGTACGGCGGCGAGGACAACAACGGCGCGAACATCGCCGGGTTCGAGGAGCTGGTCCTCGCGGACCCGAGCCTCCAGATCAAGGCCGGTGTGCAGTGGGGCCTCTTCGGCGCCGCCATCCAGCAGCTCGGTACCAAGAAGCACCACGACAAGTGGCTGAAGGACGTCGCGAACATGGCCCTTCCGGGCGCGTTCGCCATGACCGAGACCGGGCACGGCTCCGACGTCGCCGCCATCGGCACCACGGCGACCTACGACGTCGACACCGAGGAGTTCGTCATCCACACGCCCTTCCGGGGCGCCTGGAAGGACTACCTCGGCAACGCGGCCGTGCACGGGCGCGCAGCGACGGTTTTCGCGCAGCTCATCACGGGCGGCGTCAACTACGGCGTGCACTGCTTCTTCGTCCCGATCCGCGACGAGGATGGGGCGTTCCTCCCCGGCATCGGCGGTGAGGACGACGGCGTGAAGGGCGGCCTGAACGGCATCGACAACGGCCGGCTGCACTTCGACCAGGTCCGCGTCCCCCGGGAGAACCTGCTCAACCGCTACGGGGACGTCGCCGCGGACGGAACCTACTCCAGCGCGATCGCCAGCCCCGGCCGCCGCTTCTTCACGATGCTCGGTGCTCTCGTGCAGGGCCGCATCTCGCTGGACGGCGCCGCGACCACGGGTGCCGCCCTCGCGCTGTACATCGCGACGACCTACGCGAACCAGCGCCGCCAGTTCGACTCCGGCGCGGGAACGCCGGAGGTCGTGCTGCTGGACTACGGCCGCCACCAGCGCCGGCTGCTTCCGCGCCTGGCGACGGTCTACGCGCAGGCGTTCGCCCACGACGAGTTCCTGAAGAAGTTCGACGGCGTGTTCTCCGGGCGCACCGACACCCCGGACGAGCGCGAGGACCTCGAGACGCTCGCCGCGGCGCTGAAGCCGCTGAGCACCTGGAACGCGCTGGACACGATCCAGGAGTGCCGCGAGGCTTGCGGCGGCGCGGGCTTCCTCGCCGAGAACCGTCTGGTGGGGTTGCACCACGACCTCGACATCTACGTCACCTTCGAGGGCGACAACAACGTCCTGCTGCAGCTGGTGGGCAAGCGACTGCTGAGCGACTACGCGAAGCAGTTCAAGGGCAAGGATGCGGCGGCACTCGCCCGCTTCGCCGTCGGCAAGACGGCGGGCAAGGTGTTCCACGGCGCGGGCCTGCGTCAGCTGGGTCAGGCGGTCGCGGACCTGGGTTCGACCGCCCGCTCGGTGGAGCTGGGCCTGCGCGAGGACCAGCAGCACGAACTCCTCGCCGACCGGGTGCAGCAGATGGTGGCGGATGTCGCCATGCGCCTGCGTCCGGTCGCCAAGCTCGCACCGGCCGAGGCCGCCGCGGTGTTCAACGAGAACCAGTCCGACCTCATCGAGGCCGCGCGGGCGCACGCGGAGTTGCTGCAGTGGGAGGCCTTCACCGACGCCATCCACCGCGCCGGGGACGACGGCACCCTTCAGGTCCTCACCTGGCTGCGCGATCTGTTCGGGCTGTCCCTCATCGAGAAGCACCTCGCCTGGTACCTCATGAGCGGTCGGCTGTCGGCGCAGCGTGCCTCGGCCGTGTCGCGTTACATCGGCCGGCTCTGCAACCGGCTGCGCCCGCACGCCCAGGACCTCGTCGACGCGTGGGGCTTCGAGCCGGAGCACGTCCGCGCTCCCATCGCCTCCGGAGCCGAGCAGGCCCGGCAGGACGAGGCCGCCGCGTACATGGCCGCGCTCGCCGCATCCGGTGAGGCGCCCATGTCGGAGAAGTCGCTGAAGAAGAAGAAGTAG
- a CDS encoding cation:proton antiporter, with translation MAELAVVVLGVVIVAVVTALSRRVNIAGPLVLVAIGLLLAVLPFVPDIQPVDPEWILVGVLPPLLYSAAVRLPAIEFRRDFRPVAGLSVLLVVASAVLLGFFFAWVIPGLSLPVGIALGAILSPTDAVATSIVKRMGIAPRVVTMLEGESLLNDATALVLLRTAIVAIAGGFSFGTTVLTFFWGVLVALIIGALIGYLSLRLRVWVADSAANTALSFAIPFAAYLPTEQLGGSGLVAAVAAGIVTGQGGARWLPPEQRLSDAANWRTIELVLEGGVFLVMGLELSEVMTRNILDHGGLWPGTWLALSALLIILLTRAVYVTLLVWRQGHRARRFERIDLDRFGMHLDDVASGGPAADGPGGRDRRRRRARSLRRRLPRLVADLDYYRSSPLGWKHGTVIVWAGMRGVVTLAAAQTLPADTERRPLLIFVAFLVAIISLLLQGFTLPLLVRVLRIPETAAGPTPEEQHRLDLELREAAGAALGGDLRRRDGSPFSERIVDAVGSRLVEPPDDDTSRAAAEALELRLVLIQAMRRHLVEVGASGRFSTAALRHALAELDADELSLELRLDGEGDD, from the coding sequence ATGGCAGAGCTCGCCGTCGTCGTCCTCGGGGTGGTGATCGTCGCGGTCGTGACCGCTCTGAGCCGCCGCGTGAACATCGCCGGGCCCCTCGTGCTCGTCGCCATCGGGCTGCTGCTGGCCGTGCTGCCCTTCGTGCCCGACATCCAGCCCGTCGACCCGGAGTGGATCCTGGTCGGCGTCCTCCCCCCGCTGCTGTATTCGGCGGCCGTGCGGCTGCCCGCGATCGAGTTCCGCCGCGACTTCCGCCCGGTCGCGGGCCTCTCGGTACTGCTGGTGGTCGCCAGCGCGGTCCTGCTCGGGTTCTTCTTCGCCTGGGTGATCCCCGGCCTCAGCCTCCCCGTCGGCATCGCCCTCGGCGCCATCCTCTCCCCCACGGATGCGGTCGCCACCTCGATCGTCAAACGGATGGGCATCGCACCCCGTGTCGTCACGATGCTGGAGGGCGAGAGCCTGCTCAACGACGCCACCGCCCTCGTACTCCTGCGCACCGCCATCGTCGCGATCGCCGGAGGCTTCTCCTTCGGCACCACCGTGCTCACGTTCTTCTGGGGAGTGCTGGTCGCCCTCATCATCGGGGCGCTCATCGGGTACCTCAGCCTGCGTCTGCGCGTGTGGGTGGCCGACTCCGCCGCGAACACCGCCCTGAGCTTCGCCATCCCGTTCGCCGCCTACCTGCCCACCGAGCAGCTCGGCGGATCCGGGCTGGTCGCGGCGGTCGCGGCGGGCATCGTGACGGGGCAGGGCGGCGCCCGGTGGCTGCCGCCGGAGCAGCGCCTCTCCGACGCGGCGAACTGGCGCACGATCGAGCTGGTCCTGGAGGGCGGGGTCTTCCTCGTCATGGGCCTCGAACTCTCCGAGGTGATGACCCGCAACATCCTCGACCACGGCGGTCTCTGGCCCGGCACCTGGCTCGCGCTGAGCGCCCTGCTGATCATCCTGCTCACCCGTGCGGTGTACGTCACGTTGCTCGTGTGGCGTCAGGGCCACCGCGCCCGGCGGTTCGAGCGGATCGACCTCGATCGCTTCGGGATGCACCTGGACGACGTGGCATCCGGGGGCCCCGCTGCGGACGGGCCCGGCGGCCGGGACCGTCGGCGCCGACGCGCGCGCTCCCTCCGCCGTCGCCTGCCCCGACTGGTGGCCGATCTCGACTACTACCGCTCCTCGCCGCTCGGATGGAAGCACGGCACGGTCATCGTCTGGGCCGGGATGCGGGGCGTCGTGACCCTCGCGGCCGCGCAGACGCTGCCGGCGGACACCGAGCGGCGGCCGCTGCTCATCTTCGTCGCGTTCCTGGTCGCGATCATCAGCCTCCTGCTGCAGGGCTTCACACTGCCGCTGCTCGTGCGGGTGCTGCGCATCCCCGAAACGGCCGCCGGCCCGACGCCGGAGGAGCAGCACCGTCTCGACCTGGAGCTGCGGGAGGCTGCCGGTGCGGCGCTCGGCGGGGACCTCCGTCGGCGGGACGGCTCGCCGTTCAGCGAGCGCATCGTCGACGCCGTCGGGTCCCGCCTCGTCGAACCGCCCGACGACGACACGAGCAGGGCTGCGGCGGAGGCGCTCGAGTTGCGCCTCGTCCTCATCCAGGCCATGCGCCGGCATCTCGTCGAGGTCGGGGCGAGCGGCCGCTTCAGTACCGCGGCGCTCCGGCACGCGCTGGCGGAACTCGACGCGGACGAGCTCAGCCTCGAACTGCGCCTGGACGGGGAGGGCGACGACTGA